A single genomic interval of Halalkalibaculum roseum harbors:
- the recD gene encoding exodeoxyribonuclease V subunit alpha, translating to MSEQMTPIQKLREEHVFSDIDLEFCRFLEEVDPEINTEVLLAAGLTSYAYRQGNICISLDQESMEQIILDSNVKFPEQKDWVNKLAHAKVIGRPGEYKPLILDESNRLYLHKLWNYEQELAKNIIARSQKKSVDVDIKLLGSGIKRLFDLTEEEINWQAVAAIAAIYNNLTVISGGPGTGKTTTVLKILALILEQHEDSSYDLSIALCAPTGKAAARLEDSITSSIASLDTKEIIKEKIPLKGRTLHQLLGARRNSSTFRFNEDNPLPYDIVIVDEASMVDQALMSRLVNALLDDAKLILIGDKDQLASVEAGSVLGSICAMDTNKISPSFAKRLNKFGLDVPDNILENNPGKLTDGIILLEKSYRFKEESGIPSFSASINNGNVDEALSLLNDEQLAGISFQKFKSFEQFEENLKEDVRQYIIPLLQTADVNELFDKFQHFRLLSPHRRGPLGVEYLNQKVNSILLKEGLISKFDHWYHGKPIIVNQNEYSLGLNNGDIGICVRDGNDGYHVLFKSDSGFNSLAPSRLPDFSPAYALTVHKSQGSEFEHIKIILPEKSSGILTRELLYTAVTRSRSSVTVVGKETVLREMINAKIMRSSGLKELLWPDLD from the coding sequence ATGTCAGAACAAATGACACCTATCCAAAAACTCAGAGAGGAGCATGTTTTTTCCGATATTGATCTGGAATTTTGCCGTTTTCTTGAAGAGGTGGACCCTGAAATTAACACTGAAGTTCTCCTCGCTGCAGGCTTAACCAGCTATGCCTATCGACAGGGGAATATCTGCATCTCCCTGGATCAGGAATCCATGGAACAGATCATTTTGGATTCCAATGTGAAATTTCCTGAACAGAAAGATTGGGTAAATAAATTAGCACATGCAAAAGTCATTGGACGTCCCGGAGAATATAAGCCGCTGATTTTGGATGAATCCAACCGGCTTTACCTGCACAAACTCTGGAATTATGAACAGGAACTTGCAAAAAATATCATCGCCAGATCACAAAAAAAATCCGTGGATGTTGACATCAAACTGCTTGGTAGCGGTATCAAAAGATTATTTGACTTAACAGAGGAGGAGATCAACTGGCAGGCAGTTGCAGCAATTGCGGCTATTTATAACAATCTGACCGTGATTTCAGGGGGACCGGGAACCGGAAAAACAACTACAGTACTGAAAATACTGGCTTTGATTCTGGAACAGCATGAAGATAGCTCCTATGACCTTTCCATTGCTTTGTGTGCACCTACCGGAAAAGCAGCAGCAAGACTGGAAGATTCTATAACATCTTCGATTGCGTCACTTGATACAAAAGAAATAATTAAAGAAAAAATCCCCCTTAAAGGCCGGACTTTACACCAGTTACTGGGAGCCCGTAGGAACTCTTCGACCTTTCGTTTCAACGAAGATAATCCGCTGCCATATGATATTGTTATCGTGGATGAAGCCTCTATGGTTGACCAGGCTCTGATGAGTCGACTGGTGAATGCGCTGCTTGATGATGCGAAATTAATACTGATTGGAGATAAGGATCAGCTTGCTTCTGTTGAGGCCGGTTCAGTACTTGGAAGTATATGTGCAATGGATACCAATAAAATATCCCCATCATTCGCGAAACGGTTAAACAAATTTGGGTTGGACGTACCGGACAATATTCTTGAGAACAATCCCGGCAAGCTTACGGATGGAATCATTCTGTTGGAAAAGAGTTACCGTTTTAAGGAAGAGAGTGGTATTCCATCATTTTCAGCGTCAATAAACAATGGAAACGTGGATGAAGCTCTAAGTCTTTTAAATGATGAACAACTGGCAGGTATCTCTTTCCAGAAATTTAAATCATTTGAGCAATTTGAAGAAAATTTAAAAGAAGATGTCCGTCAATACATCATACCGCTATTGCAAACCGCTGACGTCAATGAACTGTTTGACAAATTTCAGCACTTTAGGCTTTTGTCACCGCACAGAAGGGGTCCTCTTGGAGTTGAATACCTCAATCAAAAAGTAAACTCAATACTGCTGAAAGAAGGCTTGATTTCAAAATTTGATCACTGGTACCATGGCAAACCTATAATTGTCAACCAAAATGAATACAGCCTGGGCTTAAATAATGGTGACATCGGGATTTGTGTCCGTGATGGAAATGACGGGTATCATGTACTATTTAAATCTGATTCCGGCTTTAACAGCCTTGCACCTTCTCGCTTGCCTGACTTTAGTCCCGCATACGCTTTGACGGTACACAAAAGTCAGGGCTCCGAATTTGAGCATATAAAAATAATCCTTCCCGAAAAGTCCTCCGGCATTCTCACAAGGGAACTTCTTTATACTGCTGTAACCCGTTCCAGAAGTAGTGTTACCGTTGTTGGAAAAGAAACGGTACTCAGAGAGATGATAAATGCTAAAATTATGCGATCATCAGGGTTAAAAGAACTACTTTGGCCCGATTTGGATTGA
- a CDS encoding inorganic pyrophosphatase — protein sequence MNKNIHRFLELSKLFSKPHPWHGISVGQKAPDIIKVYIEIVPGDTMKYELDKESGYLKVDRPQRFSSISPVPYGFVPQTLCEHRVGQYCMDKTGRTDIKGDGDPLDICVITERNVPHGNLILDAIPVGGFRMIDGNEADDKIIAVMKGDALYGGAEDISDIPEQIVERLFHYFLTYKDMPGEEESRNSEITDTYNKQEAFSVIQRSMEDYRDAFNESKQELFSMIQKGLT from the coding sequence ATGAATAAGAATATACATCGCTTCCTGGAGCTTAGTAAACTATTTTCAAAACCGCATCCCTGGCACGGAATATCGGTGGGTCAAAAAGCTCCTGATATTATAAAAGTTTATATAGAAATAGTACCGGGTGATACCATGAAATATGAGCTTGATAAGGAGAGTGGTTATCTGAAAGTAGATCGCCCTCAGCGGTTTTCAAGCATCAGTCCCGTGCCATATGGTTTTGTACCACAAACGCTCTGTGAACACCGTGTCGGGCAGTACTGTATGGACAAGACCGGCAGGACAGATATCAAAGGTGATGGTGATCCCTTGGACATTTGTGTCATTACCGAAAGAAATGTACCGCACGGTAATTTAATATTGGATGCGATTCCGGTAGGGGGCTTCCGAATGATAGACGGTAATGAAGCCGATGATAAAATTATCGCTGTAATGAAAGGGGATGCATTGTATGGTGGTGCTGAGGATATTTCAGACATACCCGAACAAATTGTGGAGCGATTATTTCACTATTTCCTGACCTACAAAGATATGCCAGGGGAAGAGGAGTCCAGAAATTCAGAAATTACCGACACCTATAACAAGCAAGAAGCATTTTCGGTAATACAGCGCAGCATGGAAGACTATCGAGATGCTTTCAATGAGAGCAAACAAGAACTGTTTTCCATGATCCAAAAAGGTTTGACCTGA
- a CDS encoding FKBP-type peptidyl-prolyl cis-trans isomerase codes for MINKISTTAAVLSVALALILTAGCNNGQESGSDAPEANLSTNIDSVSYGIGYMNGQSMRQQGMDDIEAEDFVAGLRQAMNEEDPQISQNEINQLLQQYQMKAQQKAQQMKQEEAQSNREEGESFLAENRNKEGVQVTDSGLQYKVLEEGSGESPAATDSVTVHYEGTLIDGTVFDSSYERGEPATFPLNRVIEGWTEGLQLMKEGATYRFYIPGDLAYGMNPRPGGPIGPNETLIFKVELLEVN; via the coding sequence ATGATTAATAAGATTTCTACAACTGCTGCTGTATTATCTGTAGCATTAGCACTCATTCTTACCGCAGGTTGCAATAACGGTCAAGAATCCGGTTCCGATGCACCCGAGGCTAATTTATCAACTAATATTGATAGCGTTAGCTACGGAATAGGATATATGAACGGACAGAGCATGCGCCAGCAGGGAATGGATGACATTGAAGCTGAGGATTTTGTTGCAGGGCTCAGACAGGCCATGAATGAAGAAGATCCTCAAATATCTCAAAACGAGATCAATCAGCTGCTGCAGCAGTATCAAATGAAAGCACAACAAAAGGCACAACAAATGAAACAGGAAGAAGCACAATCCAACCGAGAGGAAGGAGAAAGTTTTCTAGCTGAGAACAGAAATAAAGAAGGCGTTCAGGTAACTGACAGCGGCCTGCAGTATAAGGTACTTGAAGAAGGCAGTGGAGAATCTCCAGCCGCAACTGATTCCGTTACGGTTCATTACGAAGGTACCTTAATCGACGGCACTGTATTTGACAGCTCCTACGAACGCGGAGAACCGGCCACATTTCCTCTGAATAGAGTGATTGAAGGATGGACTGAAGGTCTGCAGTTAATGAAGGAAGGTGCTACCTATCGGTTCTATATACCAGGAGATCTTGCCTATGGCATGAATCCTCGTCCGGGCGGACCTATAGGACCAAATGAAACACTTATTTTCAAAGTTGAACTCTTAGAAGTGAATTAA
- a CDS encoding DEAD/DEAH box helicase, whose translation MKFTEFNLSQELNLGLRDIGYEEPTPIQEKSIPLILEGEDVIGAAQTGTGKTGAFVIPLMDKILRDRTGHTQTLILTPTRELARQIDEQIFAIGYHAGISSATVIGGSDFSEQVKAIRAGVDIIVATPGRLLDQMNVLNLDFSHLKYLVLDEADRMLDMGFLPDVSKIVEGLPEERQTLLFSATMPEAIQKVVKKIMKDPKRVEIEGSKPADNVEQQVYRVPGNKRLQLIEALFDDLDWSTAIIFTATKRGTDELEKLLKKRGVKAVSMHGDRTQEERNEALRLFKNKIYPVMVATDVLARGIDIDNVSLIINYDVPNNSDDYIHRIGRTGRYDKKGTAITFVTNSGESYYRDIHRAVGNQITEKELPESMRSGSSSKKKSRPSKEEKPEKKETKAAEPKETEKKERKPRGGSDKQKSKPEKQEADLDKSRDNGAPQKKEKEKEPEPEIVYVKDKSATAAGKSAYRSVFKYDEHRFQPEIIQKAVKRNKRSLKPAKGYWGIIKSFIPKIFSS comes from the coding sequence TTGAAGTTTACAGAGTTTAATTTGAGCCAGGAACTGAATCTTGGTTTACGAGATATTGGATACGAAGAACCCACTCCCATACAAGAAAAAAGCATACCTCTTATTCTTGAGGGAGAAGACGTTATAGGTGCGGCCCAGACGGGAACAGGCAAAACCGGTGCCTTCGTTATACCATTGATGGATAAAATACTCAGAGACCGTACCGGTCACACCCAGACACTAATTTTAACACCAACCAGGGAACTCGCCCGTCAAATCGATGAACAGATTTTTGCCATAGGTTATCATGCCGGCATTTCATCGGCAACCGTAATCGGGGGTAGTGATTTTTCGGAGCAGGTCAAAGCGATCAGGGCAGGAGTAGATATTATTGTAGCAACTCCCGGTCGACTGCTTGATCAGATGAACGTATTGAATCTTGATTTCAGTCATCTCAAATACCTTGTACTTGATGAAGCAGACCGAATGCTGGATATGGGATTCCTCCCGGATGTTTCAAAGATTGTGGAAGGGCTGCCCGAAGAACGTCAGACACTCTTATTCTCAGCCACCATGCCGGAAGCTATTCAAAAAGTGGTAAAGAAGATCATGAAAGACCCTAAAAGGGTAGAAATTGAGGGGTCAAAACCTGCCGACAATGTCGAACAGCAGGTATATCGTGTACCTGGCAACAAACGCTTACAACTGATTGAAGCACTATTTGACGATCTTGACTGGAGTACTGCCATCATATTCACTGCTACTAAACGCGGCACTGATGAACTTGAAAAGTTGCTCAAAAAACGAGGTGTCAAAGCTGTAAGTATGCATGGTGATCGTACCCAGGAAGAGCGCAATGAAGCACTTAGATTGTTCAAGAACAAGATTTACCCGGTCATGGTGGCAACCGATGTATTGGCGCGAGGTATTGATATCGATAACGTTTCACTGATTATTAACTATGATGTCCCAAACAATTCTGACGATTATATCCACAGGATCGGCAGGACAGGCCGTTATGACAAGAAGGGTACGGCCATAACTTTTGTAACCAATTCCGGGGAAAGTTATTACAGGGATATACACAGAGCTGTCGGCAATCAGATTACCGAAAAAGAGCTGCCTGAATCTATGAGGTCAGGGAGTAGTTCGAAAAAGAAGAGCAGGCCTTCTAAAGAAGAAAAGCCGGAGAAAAAGGAAACAAAAGCTGCTGAACCAAAGGAAACCGAAAAAAAAGAGCGAAAACCGAGGGGCGGATCCGATAAACAAAAATCTAAACCCGAAAAACAGGAAGCTGATCTTGACAAAAGCCGTGATAATGGTGCACCTCAAAAGAAAGAAAAAGAAAAAGAGCCGGAACCGGAAATTGTTTACGTAAAAGATAAGTCAGCCACTGCAGCTGGAAAGTCAGCATATCGATCAGTCTTCAAATACGATGAACACCGATTTCAGCCTGAAATAATTCAGAAAGCAGTTAAGAGAAATAAGAGATCTTTGAAACCGGCAAAAGGCTATTGGGGTATCATAAAAAGTTTTATTCCAAAGATATTCAGTTCCTAG
- a CDS encoding lysophospholipid acyltransferase family protein: MDSVKSILIWFGVAVLILIWLPLLAVSRFFDTDPAHYRTGRLFRLLGKAISNINPNWKITISGRIDIDDRMPYVIVCNHLSQADIPLISNLPWEMKWVAKKELFDTPVIGWMMKLAGDISVDRKALNRRRKTLNAAADYLSKKCSVIFFPEGTRSRNGKLNSFTNGAFELAIREKVPILPLVIEGTQTCLPKKSWKFGTAKHIKLKVLEPVSIESFPDEDAQKLKEIVRTSILQQLSEWRGEPVEIIDNLK, encoded by the coding sequence ATGGATTCTGTCAAGTCTATCCTTATCTGGTTTGGGGTAGCAGTCTTAATTTTAATTTGGCTACCATTACTTGCGGTGAGCAGGTTCTTTGATACGGATCCCGCTCATTACAGGACAGGGAGGTTATTTCGCTTATTAGGTAAAGCAATATCCAACATTAATCCGAACTGGAAGATCACCATTTCAGGCCGGATAGATATAGATGATCGCATGCCCTACGTAATTGTCTGTAACCACCTGTCACAGGCTGATATTCCTTTGATTTCCAACTTACCCTGGGAGATGAAGTGGGTGGCAAAAAAGGAACTCTTTGATACACCTGTTATTGGTTGGATGATGAAGCTTGCAGGAGATATCTCGGTTGATCGAAAAGCTTTGAACCGGCGCAGAAAAACTCTGAACGCTGCGGCCGATTACCTATCAAAAAAATGTTCAGTCATATTTTTCCCGGAAGGAACCCGATCCCGCAACGGTAAATTGAATTCGTTTACCAATGGAGCTTTTGAACTGGCCATCAGGGAGAAAGTACCCATTTTACCGTTGGTGATAGAGGGAACACAGACATGCCTCCCTAAAAAGAGTTGGAAATTTGGTACTGCCAAACATATAAAGCTCAAGGTACTTGAACCTGTATCTATAGAGTCATTTCCAGATGAGGATGCGCAGAAACTAAAAGAAATTGTTCGCACCAGTATTCTTCAGCAGCTTTCCGAATGGCGAGGCGAACCTGTTGAAATTATTGATAATCTAAAATGA
- the nei gene encoding endonuclease VIII yields MPEGPEIWRAADKLNIALAGEVIDDLFFAFDSLNEFKKELIGLTVEKVEPRGKAILTSFGNNLTMYSHNQLYGKWMIRNRGNVPNNNRQLRVAIHNEKKSAFLYSASDIEMLKDEEVENHQYIQKLGPDVIHPETTPNDILDRYRNEKFINRKLTTLLLDQGFISGIGNYLRSEILFYSGVHPSLKLRDCTDKQVQKLADATLTLSRRSYETKGITNDPEIVEALKREGASRKEFRHFVYNRTGSYCHKCGNEIQEVKTGGRKVYYCPNCQEK; encoded by the coding sequence ATGCCTGAAGGTCCGGAAATTTGGAGAGCCGCAGACAAACTTAATATTGCACTTGCTGGTGAGGTAATTGATGATCTCTTTTTTGCCTTTGATAGTCTGAACGAGTTTAAAAAAGAGCTGATTGGTTTAACTGTTGAGAAGGTAGAGCCGCGTGGCAAAGCTATTTTAACCAGTTTTGGTAATAATCTCACCATGTATTCACACAACCAGCTTTATGGCAAGTGGATGATACGGAACAGGGGCAACGTTCCCAATAATAATCGGCAGCTTAGAGTGGCAATTCACAATGAAAAGAAGTCTGCTTTCCTTTACTCTGCTTCCGATATAGAGATGCTAAAAGATGAGGAAGTTGAAAACCACCAATACATACAAAAACTCGGACCTGATGTCATTCATCCTGAAACGACTCCTAATGATATTCTTGATAGGTACAGAAATGAAAAGTTTATAAACAGAAAGCTGACGACGTTGTTACTGGACCAAGGATTTATCAGCGGTATTGGCAATTATCTTCGAAGTGAAATTCTCTTTTATTCAGGTGTTCACCCTTCGTTGAAACTTCGTGATTGTACAGATAAACAGGTCCAGAAACTGGCAGATGCTACCTTAACCTTATCTAGAAGATCTTATGAAACTAAAGGCATAACAAACGATCCCGAAATTGTTGAAGCCTTAAAAAGGGAGGGAGCGAGTAGAAAAGAGTTTCGTCACTTTGTGTATAACCGAACGGGTAGCTATTGCCATAAGTGCGGTAACGAGATCCAGGAAGTGAAAACTGGAGGAAGAAAGGTCTATTACTGTCCAAACTGCCAGGAAAAATAA
- a CDS encoding DinB family protein — MTKNIDELKELFIRDLERLESELTNIPKEDIWKTIPGVVNSVGVLAQHIVGNLNHFIGTALGNTEYIRNRDKEFTKTGISADKLIDDVNETSKMIVKVFDGLKEKELNDSYPMDIPMDYTIHKFLIHLYGHLSYHLGQVNYLRRILSEKES, encoded by the coding sequence ATGACGAAAAATATTGATGAGCTTAAGGAATTATTCATCCGCGATTTAGAACGTCTGGAGTCTGAGTTGACCAACATACCAAAAGAAGATATATGGAAAACAATACCAGGAGTGGTTAACAGTGTAGGGGTATTGGCTCAGCATATCGTTGGAAATTTAAATCATTTTATCGGTACAGCACTGGGTAATACAGAATATATCCGCAATCGTGATAAGGAATTTACCAAAACCGGTATCTCTGCTGATAAATTGATTGATGATGTCAATGAGACCTCAAAAATGATTGTTAAGGTATTTGATGGTTTGAAAGAAAAAGAGTTGAATGATTCGTATCCGATGGATATACCTATGGATTACACTATTCATAAATTTCTGATACATCTTTATGGACACTTAAGCTATCACCTTGGACAGGTTAATTATCTGCGGAGAATATTAAGTGAAAAAGAAAGCTGA
- a CDS encoding putative metallopeptidase, with protein MKDNDFLKPGDTVSHSDKQLMESPEVEEIARQIIERESLEFGPAEIGYFLVYPNLSKYKAAKCVKASREVKYYSGNDYLIEISGEMWDMLDQKTREMVVFNQLLHVDPVYKAKNQEWKMKVRRPDFADYYEINDKYGNEWYKTVQATVSSLYDLDPKRESKVSL; from the coding sequence ATGAAAGATAATGATTTCCTAAAACCAGGTGATACTGTTAGTCATAGTGACAAACAACTTATGGAGTCACCGGAAGTAGAAGAGATAGCCAGACAGATCATCGAGCGAGAATCTCTCGAATTTGGTCCTGCAGAAATTGGATACTTCTTGGTATATCCTAATTTATCCAAATACAAAGCAGCGAAATGTGTAAAAGCCTCCAGAGAAGTTAAGTACTACTCCGGTAATGATTATCTCATAGAAATCTCCGGCGAAATGTGGGATATGCTTGATCAAAAGACACGGGAAATGGTGGTTTTTAATCAACTATTGCATGTAGATCCCGTTTACAAGGCCAAGAACCAAGAATGGAAGATGAAAGTACGTCGTCCTGACTTTGCTGATTATTATGAAATAAATGACAAATACGGCAATGAGTGGTATAAGACGGTACAGGCGACTGTTTCTTCTTTGTATGACCTTGATCCAAAAAGAGAAAGCAAGGTGAGTTTGTAG